CCGGCAGTGTCGCCAGCGAGCACGGTCAGCCGTTTCTGGCTCGCCGGCAAAGTCGGGGTAACGGCTAAGTTGAGACGGAGCAATTCGGAGCAGGGGTTGGCTTTCGAGCAGGTCCCATCTTGCGTCTGATTGGGATACTTGAGGAGGACGTTGGTGAGATCGTCGCGCCCGCTATCGGGAAACGATGTGGCGAAGAGCAGATTGAGAACGGTGGTCAACCGAGGATTTCGATAGAAGCCGAGGAAATCCGCCTCGTCCTCAGGTTCGGTAGCGTTCCACAGGTCTTTTTGTGTGGTGCCGATAATGACCTCGTTCACCAACGGGTTGGCCAAGCGTTGCACTTGCACCATTTTGCCGACGCCTCTAATCAAATCTCCACGATCGCCGGGCTCGGGCTTCAGCGGCGCGCCACGCCGCAGGGTCTGGCGATTGCGGCTGGTAGAAGCGTAGGCTCCAAGCACGGAGTTGGGGTTATTGGTCAACGAAGAAATGGGCACTTCGATGGCAATAGAGTTCACGTTGAAGCCGGAGAAGTGGTCGATCCCGCCGAAATTCTTGGTGTCGTCTCCGTCTTCGGTCGCACCCAAGAGCGGCGCGGGAGCGCGCAGGTTAATGGTATCGAACACCGCGCCGAGGTCGATGTAGAATGTCTCATCGCGCTGACCGGCGAAAACCCGCCCGCCATTCGAGAGCCCATAAATGCCTTTCGCAGCTAGCGCTTCGTAGTCCGGCATGGTGCGAATTCCCATGTTAGAAGGGACGGCGAACAGAGTGCCGGTGCCAAGGTTGGTGCGGCTGCTGCCATTACGAATTTCCGTCACTGCATAGCTTTGGCGCACGCCCAGGCCTTCCGACCCGGTTCCGTCGAGTGCCGTGATCGGCGGCACGGCGGCATTGGCCACCGGCAGTTCCAGTGCGGCGGTGACGCCCCGAATTTCCGTCGTGAAACGAATTTCATACACGACATCTTCGGACTTGCCGTCGGCGTTGGTATCGACGTTGATGCGATAGGCTACATCGTCGCCAAAGTTGAAGTAGTTAGGGCCTGAACTCGGCTCCTGTCCGGGGATGACGTTCATGATGAACACCACTTTGCTGGAATCTTCCCAACTCTTGAACATATAGAAGTCGGTGATGTCCGCAGCCGGGTCGTTGGCGATC
Above is a window of Deltaproteobacteria bacterium DNA encoding:
- a CDS encoding DUF4331 domain-containing protein, with amino-acid sequence MSTLTAAALLLLQGLPLPTAHAASHREAPLIANDPAADITDFYMFKSWEDSSKVVFIMNVIPGQEPSSGPNYFNFGDDVAYRINVDTNADGKSEDVVYEIRFTTEIRGVTAALELPVANAAVPPITALDGTGSEGLGVRQSYAVTEIRNGSSRTNLGTGTLFAVPSNMGIRTMPDYEALAAKGIYGLSNGGRVFAGQRDETFYIDLGAVFDTINLRAPAPLLGATEDGDDTKNFGGIDHFSGFNVNSIAIEVPISSLTNNPNSVLGAYASTSRNRQTLRRGAPLKPEPGDRGDLIRGVGKMVQVQRLANPLVNEVIIGTTQKDLWNATEPEDEADFLGFYRNPRLTTVLNLLFATSFPDSGRDDLTNVLLKYPNQTQDGTCSKANPCSELLRLNLAVTPTLPASQKRLTVLAGDTAGWPNGRRPNDDVTDVALRVVAGLLVLSPGSVPNLGDGVNFNIGAPGAGTSDGPGYGSVGNALDVTANGIAAEFPFLPTPHDGRDRRHIDCGAADGSPCTEP